The DNA sequence ATCTCTTCGGTCTTTTCCAAACTCAGATGGcatgaagaaaaagtacAGTTCATGCCCTCAGTTATTATCTGGTCTCGACTCACACTTCTGTCCTTGATTCCAGACCCCCTTTACGGCCGCCACTCCAATAGGTGACATTGATTTCACCAATCTGATCTATACGTTTGACCCAGACGCGCCGAGAAAACTAGTTCTTGCGGCCCATTTTGATTCAAAATGGTATCCAGACTATCCCGCGAATCAGGTGTGTGCCAACGCCTCATATATCCCTTACTCGTCATGTATCTAATGCTCGACCGCTGAATATAAATAATAACAGTTTATCGGCGCTACAGACTCAGCTGCTCCCTGCGCCATTCTTCTATCTATTGCAGAATTCCTTACGCCCTTCCTCAACTCTCGGCAATCCCGTATATCCTCTGGTCAACCTTTTTTGCGGGATGGAttcgatgaagaagaggaggctgaGACGACAGTGcaaatcatctttttcGATGGCGAGGAAGCTTTTCACGATTGGACGGATACCGATTCCATCTACGGTGCACGATATTTAGCGGAAGAATGGTCTGAAACGTATCTCCCTCCTGCCCATCCGCTTACTCGCCGCCGTTTGCACCCGCACCCTACAATGCTCAGCACAATCGATCACCTTGTCCTATTCGACTTGCTGGGGAACAAACATTCTTCCATAAGGAGTTTCTTTAGGGAGACGGATTGGTTGTTTGATCGTATGGCAAGCGGAGATGAAAGACTGAGAGAAGCGAGGTTAATAGAAGttgaaaagggagaggataCGTGGTTTAGAACcgagaggggaaggaaaggaatggTGGGAGATGACCATATCCCGGTAAGCTAAAACAGACTGGAGAAGAGTACTGGGATCTGGCTAAATTGCGGATTCTTAGTTTTTGGATAGAGGCGTTAATGTACTACACGTCATTTCGACGCCATTTCCCAGTGTATGGCATACCATCGCTGTAAGCCCAACCAGAGATTCGAGACTGGGACTTCATACTGAAGGAAATAAATCGTTTAGGATGATACGACAGCCCTATCACTACCCGCCATCCGACGATGGAATAGAATACTTAGAGTCTTTGTGTGCGAAtacctttctttcttccccgAAGACATGGAGATGAGTTTGGATAGGGATACAGATATGGATAAGGACGGTGTCGTCAATGAACTATCAGCACGGACGATATCAGCGCCAAAAGCGAAATTGCAAAACGAATTAGTGGGTACTTTTTTCCTCTAAGGCATGGATTTTCAAGGTCATTGAATGTTTACGAATGATTTAGTAGTTTGTAAACAGCTACTGAAAAAGTTTTGTAGCTAGAGCGATACCATGCATGTAAGCGAATGTGAAACACTTATCGAAAGtgttctctctttctttccttttttctttctttatcAGCGTCACTGCGTAGATTACTCACGCACATCCATAAGACTGACTATGACAATCCCAATATTGCAATTGAAAGCATTCTAGATTATTGCGAAATCGAATCGCTGCCCGTACTATGCAGATACATGAAACCTAGTCATAACATGACAATagtctccttcctctttgactTAAATCCGTGTATGGCCATATCTCTGCGACCTTTGTAAATGGTCATGAAATTTTACAGAAATATTACAAATAGATGTCTGATACAGCATGTTATCAGACTATATCCCATGTTCAGCTCCCGAGTacgactcttcttctgcctctaCCTCTGCCTCAGTCTCCGTCACATTCCCATTATTATCACTCCAGTCTCTCCTCCCAATCACCCACACAAGCCGGCCAAATGGCCATGTATGTCTTTCAGCGCCATGTTCCCATTTCCAATCCATATCCCCAATCACTTtatcttcaccttccaaTGCAAGGCTCAAGGTGGCCAGGTTGGCGAGGTGAAGGATATGGGATGGAGACCGTGTGCGATAGACCGATATCAAACCGTcgaggacaaggatgaaaGGGATAAGGGGGATGAGATAGGTGAAAATAAGTGTTCCTATCGCAATGATAAATTTGTATTTCCGATAAACTGGCGAAAAGTAGACAAACACATACTGATATTGGGACGTTGAAAGGGCATAAAAATCCACGTTAAAGGCGCCAACATGAGAATGATCATCATAACACTTTCAAAGTCGCATTCTTGGAGCTCGAATATACTGGTTACAACCCCGTAATCAGTTTATCTTCAAAGTTCAAAAGCTGAAGATGGATGTAAACTAACCATATTCCTTCAGCACTTCTCATAGCATCAACAATAATCTCTCTTGCCTGCTCTTCATTGAAATGATGAAaactgaggaagaatgtTCGTAAATGCCGTTTAGAGGTCACGCTCGTAGGTGCTCGAAGAGCATCGACAGATTCTGGGAGGTAAACGAGCGACGGCAAAGATGGAGACGAGTTCGGCAATGCTGACCGAGGCATGGGATAAAGATCCGTTAGATAGAATTGAGTTGGCGGTTTAGACTTGTCGGCGCGACGGCGACTGTAATACGACAAGATGAATTGTTTCGTCCATCAGTCCAAAAGTCATAGGAACATACACGCAATGCTAGGAAAACAAGCTCATGAAAAGTTCAACTTACTTGATCCACCGTTCGATCTTTCTTAACGGACCCCCCGCACCGCTTCCAAAGTCCACCACTCGAACATCACCGTTCCTTAAAGAACCGCCAAGTCGTCCGTCCTCGCTGTTTACACTCTCGATAACCCTCTCTAAAACCTGTGCGGCGCGTTCATAAGGAGATTTCGATTGAAAGATCGGTATGCGATGTGTCCATATATAAGCGAGCATTTCATACGCAGGAATCCGGAGGTAGGGCGGACACCACTGTTGGTCGGCTATTTCCATTAGCCACGGACGATTATAGGGGAGCGGCATAGTTCGCCAGAACGTTTGtgggtgggaagaagggtacAGTGCAATGGAGCGGACAAGCGAGTGTAGGTGATTATTTATTGTGGTTTGAACATTTCACTTCATACACAAATCAACAATTGTTTTGGCATCCGCCGGCGGTCAGCAGCCCGACAGTATAGTATTATTATCATTATATATTAAGTGCGACTAATGATGATCAGGTCAACTGTGGTGAGTGACGTCATAAGACCACATTCCTTATGTTGATACTTAACGATTTATCAATTTCTTTTCATACAGACACTACGCAACGTCTAGCAAAAATGAAGAATTCAAGGAAATGTTGGGAGGAGACTACAACCCTTTCCTTACAGGTCGATAGTAGGGActgaggagaaagagcagCCGCTAGGCTAAACCCACGGCGAGACACGAAATGTGCGCAGAAAGTGTATGTCTAGAAGAAAAAATGGGAGAATAGAATCTCGGATTTGATATATGTATCGATGGAGACAGAAACAGAACGATAGTCACAACTTCGAGCATCCAAAAATACCTTGCTACAGCCCTTCTTACCCTccctttttgttttcttcaCCGCGCGACTCGAACTATCTCATCACAATACCCTTTTCGATGTTCGCCTTGTTTGGCCGCCTATCGATATGGTCAAGACCAAGAGCATCGTCTGGCGCCCACTTGTGGTCGTAGATAATGTCGTCTAGTTCAACTGTGTCAGCATAAACAGTCAGaaacctttttttttctctttcgcctATCAATATGTGATGGCACCTGCTTGTTACTCACTTTCTTCCACAATAGAGGGTTGCTTGAATACTGTTGAGGTCACTAAAGAGAACTTGTATTTGGCGAATTCCTTTTCAGAAACGCCGATCCTCTCTTGCAATCGTGCTTTAGTCTCAGAGAAAGGCTCTCCCTGTGCGCGCAAACTGTAAGCCGCATCCTAATAATATGCAACCAGTATAGCCGAGTAACTTACTTCGTGCAGAACAAATTTGCAAGGAACGCCATGGGTCCTGGAAGGGTCTCTGCTGTAGTGGAACACGTTCACAATCTTGGTGCCCTCGCCCGCTTGTAATTCTTCAACGGGAATCTCTTCTGCAAATAATTCAGCTGATTCAGGGAGATTTCCAATCATTTCTGAACCAGTATGTTCACGTTGTGATCGACCGGAGGGTGAAACATCAAAGATTCTAATCTTGCCGCTGCCATTAGGTTCGAGTTTGACGAGCTTTGACATGTTATCGGCCACATCATTGAATGTGCAGGTTTTGGGCAGTAAAAATGAATGTGTGGCCTATACGCCAGATCAGTCTACGTTTCCTATTAagtcaagaagatggtgtcttacttcttctttattGTGTCTTCCTGTCCAAACAACCTTCAGTgatttttttgtttctaACTCAATGATACTGATATCAAGTAACTCGTAATAGATACAGATGTGAGCATGCTGGTTGTAATAGCTAGTCTGGGTAATATCCGCCACACTTTGATTCAACGAACGTTTGACAATAGCTTTGGGAGCACCGTTTTGGTTATGAGCCGAGGTGAATCTCAACTTCAAAGGGTCGTGTTTCAGGAACTCCCCAACTCGATGCGCCATCTAGAATGAATTTAGTCATCGTTACGCAAAAGAAGATATTCGATATGAGACTCACAATGTCATACGTCATCTTCTTACTCAACATGAGATCGAATTCGGGCACGCTGGCCGCTCTATCTTCATAACGAGGCTTGAAGTGTACAAGAATTCGGTTTTGGAGGAAGTCGTAGAATTGGGGGACGCTAGAGTATAATGATTGTGCTTCTAGATCGGCGATTCTGTCTCTGCGTGAGCTTTTGCCATAGACGAAAATGCCATGATGATAAACATACTCTTTCTCGGGAAGTTCCACCTGATAACAGATTATATCTCCGTCTTGGATTTCATTTTGAATGAAGGACTGCTTCAATTTCATTCCCTCAATCATCCCCGCTTTGATTTCCTTTTGCGACACCAGAGTCAGTACTGCCCATTGTGCAGACGGTCGATACTCACCTCATAAAGCTTGATGGGCGTTGAAGATGGCCAACCCATCCTTTCCTGTATGATACCCAACAAGTCCGAAACTTTTTGATACTTGTCGACAAAGACCTTTCCTTGGCCTAATAACGTTTGACGAGAACAGTCGAACCACTTGAGGAAGATCATGATAGGAGGCTCCTTGCCCTCAGCATGCAGCTAATAGAGGGCGCAAAGTCAGATTTCTGTTGCGACACCATTGTCGTTCCAAGCAAGACACTTACTTCGCTGAACTTGGCATGATCGGGATTGTAGTCGAGGTATAATTTGAGATCAGAAGCTCGAGCGGCCATTGAATTACGGATACTTTCCATTGCTGCAGAGGAAAAACGGATGTCAGCAGGGACGTAAACTGTCTGAAAGATAGATACATACTTTGTGTGTTGTCATTCTCGTGAATAGGGACATCGGGTCGCGTCGTCTTGTTTTGTCGGTTTACAAGTACCCACAATCGGAAATCGCGTTCTGGAATCTTAAAGTGGGAAGCAATCCTGCTCTTGAAAGTTGGATAACTCTCGTTCTTCAGCACCCGGAAAGTAGGCAGATCGGTAGCTGGAATATTCTTGTCCTCAAAGGAGGCTAGATCGAAGCCTTGAtgcttggagaagatctCGTCGGTGATGACTTTCGCAGTCAAGTACAGGTGCtgttcatccttctccctcttcttcgcctcgAGCTGCTCCCTCTCGTGATCCAAGCGAGCCTCTGTGAACATATGTCAGTGACCAACTCTGACGATACTACGAGCAAACTTACTCAAATGAGGAGGTGTGTCACTTTCCGTAAAGGGAGCCAACACTGTGTCGAGCTCTGTTTCCCTTACATAAACCAACATATAGGCGTTGGTGAACTTCTTGAGCGTTCTAGCCTGAATcctttgatgaggaggaacaaGACCGTTCAACATATCTCCGCCATAATTGTCCTCCAAGACCTCCTTGTCTGTGACGGGCGTCACtctgtcatcatcaaatttGTACCAACGACCATCCTTTTCGGGCTTGATGAGGGCGAAATAATGGCCACCGTGAAGATCGCCGGAGTGCACCAGGACACCGTGGAGCTTGTAGACGTGGGACTGAGACCGGTCGGCCGACTCATCGAGGAACTCTCCCAAATCGATCTCGAAGGGAAACTCGTGACGATCATTAATCTTGACCAAGGCATCTTTCTCCACGTCATATTCAAAACGGCGCAGCTGGAGATGAAGCACTGGAGGAAATGATTTGAAAATGACACCCTTTCTCGCAGCCTGCAAGCCGTGCCCCTCCGCTTGATACTTGTTCTCTCCGTCGAGCGTCTCAACAGACACATACTCCTTAAAGGAAGCCCGCAAATCCTTCAGTCCCTTAATGGTAAGTTGGATATCTGCACATACAATTAATGACATCCTAaataggagaagagatcCACAAACCATAAAAGTCTTCAATTACGGAAGACTCAAAATCTACGTCGATGCACTTGATATAGTTCTTCATCTGACCCTTAAACAGCTTTGGAATGGCGCCTTCGGCAGGAGttcccttcatcttgaTTTCTAACTTGTCTTGAAGGATACGGCTGAACTCCTGCACATCATGTTGCATGAAAGAATCGAGGGATTTCCACCCAAAAGATTTTGTGAGCTCAGTGGTTCCTACAGGTTGGTTGGAcgtctgaagatgataaaaTACGCGTTGAAGAGCCAAAGCCAAGCTTTCGGATGGAATATCATCTTCGGTGGGTATTTGGTAGACTGCCTGATCAAAGATTTTAGATAGGAACGACGAGTTGTGGCGATCACAGACTTACTTTTCGGAAGTAATTGGTACAGAACAGTGACTGCAAGAGAGAGTTCATGTAACAGGTTGCGCCTTGGTTTTTCAAACCAACATGACCAGTCTCCTTCTTCGAATCGTAACTGGAAGAGCAATCAGGATGGCCCTACATCCGCTGACATTCTACTCACTTTACAAAATTGTGCCACAAAACGCCGGTCGGATCCTTCAACACTCGCACGAAAGCTGTAATCtccacttcatcattctcaatcGTCGGTCTGTTCTTGCCGTTGGCAGGATCCGCTGTGTACAACTTTCGCAAATCGACAAATCGAGTGAATCCCCAATCACATTCTTCAGCAACAAATCGGTGATGCGCGTCTGAACAAAACAAAGGTTATTATTTCTAATCATCTTTCTCGCGACAAAGTTGTCGTAGACTCACGGCTAGATGTTTGAATCGTGGGATCCCATGGGTTCGAAATGGCCAGGCAGAATTGTGCACACGCATGCCATCCTTCGGGGGCTGTCTTTGGGTTCGCATAATCTAAGTATACCGAGACCATGTCGTTGGGCTGTCCGTTCGCGTTTCCTTGCGGAAACAACAAAATGCGCCTGTATTCTGAAATCAACACCTGTACAATGAGCATGATGTCTAAAGATCAACCTACCACTTGTGACCACCGCAACTGAACTCTGGTCCGACTATTCTTTTCGGCTGCTGACTCCAGTGCTCAATTCGCCATGTTTGGTACTGGAAGTCCTCGATCTCTAAGCCTAGATCAGGCATGCACTTGGTAGCATAAGCTTCATCTGAGATAAAGAACGAGGCACATTAGTGGTCTTATCTCTCAATGATTCATAATCCTTGTAAACGGTTTAATGACGTACAGTCATGAACATTTGGGATGTCATCGACTTCCATTGGAGCCGGACTTTCGTCCAAAATAATGTCCTGCACATCATTTACAGGTTGCTGCTACAAACGAAGGTAAGAATTTCATATTCAAAATTGGCATAAACGGTTGACAGCGCGTCTGAGACACCAGAAGCCGACTGTCACTCACCATCTTGGATCAAGCCGCGCTATTGGGCGGCAAAAGAAGCGGGATGAGATGTCAGACGTCCTGATATGAAGGGCAAATGTGTTTTTGCGTGGCTCGCGAGTTAGCCGTGTGACGATTAGGTAGCGGCGGACCGTATTCTTctaggaaggaaggaaaggaataaAGGGCTGTAGGCGACGATGATGCAGTAGTAGGTGTAACAGAACACGCTTGAGATTGACAGACACCTCATCATTCAGCAGCGCGAGGCTGACCACCGCTTCACCGTCAGCGTAAGCTCGGGAGCCACCGGCATTATCAGCGGCGTTTTACTGCGTGGCGTCAATATCCCAATCAAATTCCTTCACATCTAATTTTCATCatgttttctcttttcctttcttttctctccttcatctgtTTCTATCATCCAACTCCTTCGACATGCAGTCACTGTTTTAGAAACTTTTCGTTCCCGCTCCCTCTATCCATACACCACATTCCATCCAATCCGCGGTTCTTAGATCCACGACTAGGAGGATCATCGCCCTTTCCTtcgttcctccttctcccagtAGGTTGGGCGGAGTATGAGGTTAATGGGTCCTCCGCCAGCCCTGCCAGGCTGTGCGATTGGTCGCTGTATGAGTCAACCCGTGGAAGAGCATTGCCCATGGTAACTGTGCCCCATCATGTTCTGCTCGTTTTGAGCGGGATTGGTGCGGTCAGTATACTGATTTGCCATGTCGTTTTGGCTAGGTGAATGGGCTGCTGGTAGGTGGTGCCAGATCTGACTATCTCATGTCGGTCTGGATAACCTTTGTAGCAAAAATCTTTCGACATTCATATTCACTAGTTCTGTGAGtactctttccttctttacttttttcatcatcttcccatctATCACATCGTATGATGATACAACCTCCTAATCGTATTCACACTGTGCGACTCTTCGGAGCATGCGCGTAACCCTTCTTACAACGGTATCTGATACTAtacctctttttcttcatatGTTCTCAACGGTTTGAACGTTCTGTTGCTGACATTGAAAAAGGTCTTTAGGTTGAATTACTCGTGTTACCATCAGATAATTCTGTCTCCCAGCTATATGCATGACCTGTGTATCACTATTTCTCTCCTGCCATCTCTTTGACTCTTGGTAGCCTACCTTGATTGTCATTCACTCCCCTATTCACTCCCCCTCTGAAGAGTTCTCGTCCGCTTTTAGCATTTGATGGCGAGCACTTTCATAAGGCTGGGAAAGAACAAACTCGCCCTATGGATTTCGGCTTTGTCCTTGCATCAGCGGTGGACTGGGCCGATTGAAAGGACGTGTACATTATTCTATAATCTCATTAGATGTATTTATCGTTTGCACCTGCCCACTTTGTTTCATGTACAATTCATGATTCTTGCTCCACAGGAAACTATCTACAACGAAGTGCTTAATTAAAGATACAGCGAACTCCTTCCGAAACCGCGAATCAAGCCAAGCAGCACCTAGCACACGCTTCAACCCCTTGTTTGAAGCCATGCTCCCATTCCCAAGCAGCGCGACCTAGCTTATGCCCCTGGCTTTCAAACTCTGCTTGGCGCCTTACCGCCCATTGGTGCACAAAACCCATCTCGCTAGGTGATCCTTGGGCactcaagaagatgagggcATCGTCCCATCCTTGAGAGAATCCGGGAGCGTACATATTTGGATTGGGAGAACCGCCGTTTGCGGCCCAATAATCAGCGTGGGATTCTAGATTGTACAAAGTATCCGTTAGCGCTTTTTCGTTTTGGCGATGGGCAGAAGGGGATTTGCTAAACTTACTGTGCCCGTTCTGCAATTCTTGATCCTTGATATGGCTCGGTGGTGCTCCTTTAAACTGCCTGCTTCCAACCCAACCAGGCAGGATCTCCGCCTGACTCGCATTGGTCGCCGACCAGCCAGCGTCCCATCCTTCACCTTTCTTGTAAGTCCAAAACCAGTACCCTGCCGTGTGGACCTCGAATAACTCCAGCTGGGCTTGGACAAATGCTCGTCGTTGCGCATCTTTCTCACCGTCAGGCATTCCGTTAGGGAAGGACCGAGGATCCAGAGAAGCGGACCATTCGCCCACGACGAGAGATCCTTTGGCGGCTTCGCATTGTTGGGCAAACCTACCTTTGAAACCAGATCTGAGGTTGTTTGCATGATCAGTCCCGGTTTTACATTTGTCCTCATCGGTGAAACATCTGTAAAGATGATGGTCTAACACGACGAAATCGCCTCTCGATCCGACCCAACTAGCATAATGGTCCGTATCCCATGCGTCTGAACAGTAGATGGGAAAGTCGGGCGGAGCGACTTTGCGGACTTCTTCGATAGTCTTGGTGTACCATGACTGCAGTTTGCGATTGTTCTGGGGCTCGTTAAGGAGTTCTAGGCCGACGACGTAGGGTACAGAAGCAAACTTGGATGCAAGGAAGCGAAGCGCAAGGGAAGTAGAGGCTTGGTTGGCGTGGGTATCCCAAAATGATACTTTGCCGCGAGAAAGGCCGGCATGAGCTGTGAAAAGGCAGTTACGGTTAACCTTGCTGAATTTAAATGGCTGCCTTACTTTATAGACTCACCATCTGGATTCTGAGCACCGGCCGCACCGTGCAGGTCTAATTGTGAtacgaagaaaagacatCAGCACCTAATGTTTTGAGAAGCGATCCGATAGCAAGCGTCAACCCAGTGACTAACCGATAAGCACTCCTAAACCATAAGATCCAGCCATCTCGACGGCCCTCTCGATTCGTCCCCAAGCACCTTCAAAAACATAGCGAAATGACTCAAAATCAGTGCCTTTCAGAACTTCAGGGAGAGGCCCGCAGAGGTGATAATATGCTATCTGAGCCCGGCCAGGATAATATCAGCAAGTAACTATTGCCCAGATGTGTAGTAGACTTACTGGAAGTCGGACACTGTTAAACCCCCTAGATGCAATCCATTTCATATCATTCTCATTGATCCAAGTATCCCAGTGTTCCTCTAAGATCCTCTTTGCGTCGTTCCCACTAGCCACGTCATAGTCACTTTGCCCCGGAGGTTTGGCACCTCTGAAAACGTGAGGACAGATCCATTGTTCGAGGGAGAACCATGATCCCAAATTGAGTCCTCGTTGTTTGCGGTAACGGAATATTGCGCTGGGACCCAGAGGGATTGAAGGAGTGGGAGGTGGAAAATCGTAAGAGGGGGAGGATTGGGTGAATTGATCTTTAACCTTTGAGAACACGCCCATTGCTGATTGCTTATGGGTTGGAGTGGTTGAGCTGGCTGTGTTTCTGGCTGTGTTTCTGGGTGTGAGTATTAATAATGTCGGGATCTATTTTTACGTGTAGGTGGTCTTTGATAGGAAACGTCTAGTGATGCACGAAATTCAACAAATGTTTTTGTTGCGCAGACTGACGTCATGATCAACATGATAcacttctttcatcttcgaGCCTAACCGATTCGAGCCTAAAGCTTGCCGTCTTGTCGAGCCTAACATGTGTTCTGCGTCTTCCCCCTTTATTGAACGAAAGTTATCTCGGAGATAAGCAGTTTGTCAGCATTTTCAGCCTCACTTGCAAACACAGCAAAAAGAATGCATCATCAATCTATACTTTGGCCTCTCGGCTGCTCTCGACTCATCTCTTAAACGAAATACAACATAAGCAGAATCGAAAGAACTACGTTTACAAATCGTAAAAGCGAGTAAACCCGTCGAAGGGATTTGATTCGTCCAGATGCGCAAAATGCCGGTTATCTCTGTTACCGATAAGGCCGGAGATTTTGTGTGTGGCTGGGCGCCGGTTATTGGTTGATGGAGGACTGTGATCCGTACAATTCCCACTGATAATTTCAGTATCGCCATTCTCAGCCGACGGGGAGCCGATAGCCTTGAGACAACAGCTGCATATATAAGACCTGCTT is a window from the Cryptococcus deuterogattii R265 chromosome 10, complete sequence genome containing:
- a CDS encoding cytoplasmic protein — translated: MGVFSKVKDQFTQSSPSYDFPPPTPSIPLGPSAIFRYRKQRGLNLGSWFSLEQWICPHVFRGAKPPGQSDYDVASGNDAKRILEEHWDTWINENDMKWIASRGFNSVRLPIAYYHLCGPLPEVLKGTDFESFRYVFEGAWGRIERAVEMAGSYGLGVLIDLHGAAGAQNPDAHAGLSRGKVSFWDTHANQASTSLALRFLASKFASVPYVVGLELLNEPQNNRKLQSWYTKTIEEVRKVAPPDFPIYCSDAWDTDHYASWVGSRGDFVVLDHHLYRCFTDEDKCKTGTDHANNLRSGFKGRFAQQCEAAKGSLVVGEWSASLDPRSFPNGMPDGEKDAQRRAFVQAQLELFEVHTAGYWFWTYKKGEGWDAGWSATNASQAEILPGWVGSRQFKGAPPSHIKDQELQNGHKSHADYWAANGGSPNPNMYAPGFSQGWDDALIFLSAQGSPSEMGFVHQWAVRRQAEFESQGHKLGRAAWEWEHGFKQGVEACARCCLA
- a CDS encoding ubiquitin carboxyl-terminal hydrolase 7 encodes the protein MQQPVNDVQDIILDESPAPMEVDDIPNVHDYEAYATKCMPDLGLEIEDFQYQTWRIEHWSQQPKRIVGPEFSCGGHKWRILLFPQGNANGQPNDMVSVYLDYANPKTAPEGWHACAQFCLAISNPWDPTIQTSSHAHHRFVAEECDWGFTRFVDLRKLYTADPANGKNRPTIENDEVEITAFVRVLKDPTGVLWHNFVNYDSKKETGHVGLKNQGATCYMNSLLQSLFCTNYFRKAVYQIPTEDDIPSESLALALQRVFYHLQTSNQPVGTTELTKSFGWKSLDSFMQHDVQEFSRILQDKLEIKMKGTPAEGAIPKLFKGQMKNYIKCIDVDFESSVIEDFYDIQLTIKGLKDLRASFKEYVSVETLDGENKYQAEGHGLQAARKGVIFKSFPPVLHLQLRRFEYDVEKDALVKINDRHEFPFEIDLGEFLDESADRSQSHVYKLHGVLVHSGDLHGGHYFALIKPEKDGRWYKFDDDRVTPVTDKEVLEDNYGGDMLNGLVPPHQRIQARTLKKFTNAYMLVYVRETELDTVLAPFTESDTPPHLKARLDHEREQLEAKKREKDEQHLYLTAKVITDEIFSKHQGFDLASFEDKNIPATDLPTFRVLKNESYPTFKSRIASHFKIPERDFRLWVLVNRQNKTTRPDVPIHENDNTQTMESIRNSMAARASDLKLYLDYNPDHAKFSELHAEGKEPPIMIFLKWFDCSRQTLLGQGKVFVDKYQKVSDLLGIIQERMGWPSSTPIKLYEEIKAGMIEGMKLKQSFIQNEIQDGDIICYQVELPEKEIADLEAQSLYSSVPQFYDFLQNRILVHFKPRYEDRAASVPEFDLMLSKKMTYDIMAHRVGEFLKHDPLKLRFTSAHNQNGAPKAIVKRSLNQSVADITQTSYYNQHAHICIYYELLDISIIELETKKSLKVVWTGRHNKEEATHSFLLPKTCTFNDVADNMSKLVKLEPNGSGKIRIFDVSPSGRSQREHTGSEMIGNLPESAELFAEEIPVEELQAGEGTKIVNVFHYSRDPSRTHGVPCKFVLHEGEPFSETKARLQERIGVSEKEFAKYKFSLVTSTVFKQPSIVEENDIIYDHKWAPDDALGLDHIDRRPNKANIEKGIVMR
- a CDS encoding glutaminyl cyclase is translated as MIAFLVYLYSLLVLSVSAYQSRSHNPLSTSQLKRVIELDPPQFSSVTDGHLGRLLIPRPSGSENNTLVQKYISSVFSKLRWHEEKTPFTAATPIGDIDFTNLIYTFDPDAPRKLVLAAHFDSKWYPDYPANQFIGATDSAAPCAILLSIAEFLTPFLNSRQSRISSGQPFLRDGFDEEEEAETTVQIIFFDGEEAFHDWTDTDSIYGARYLAEEWSETYLPPAHPLTRRRLHPHPTMLSTIDHLVLFDLLGNKHSSIRSFFRETDWLFDRMASGDERLREARLIEVEKGEDTWFRTERGRKGMVGDDHIPFLDRGVNVLHVISTPFPSVWHTIADDTTALSLPAIRRWNRILRVFVCEYLSFFPEDMEMSLDRDTDMDKDGVVNELSARTISAPKAKLQNELFVNSY